From the Hordeum vulgare subsp. vulgare chromosome 1H, MorexV3_pseudomolecules_assembly, whole genome shotgun sequence genome, the window GTTTGAGAACAGGTCGCTTCTTGGTTCATACTGCTAAACAATGTTGTTGTTGCAACCTTGATGAAGATGAAATACATTTATTCTTTAACTGTAATTTTGCTAGAGCTCGTGGTTTGCTCATCCATGGTACCTTAGGACTAATATTCTTACTGAAGATCAACAATCTATGCAGAAATTTTTCCAAGTGTTGCTTAATATGAATCACCCATATGCATCTATTCCAATATTTTTAGTTTCTCTGGCGCATATGGAAACCTAGGAATTATTGTCTCTTTGCTAGGAAATTTGCTGATCCTCATCAGATCTTTCATTCTGCTGCTGCCCCTGCTGACATTAGCTTAATTCATTTTGTTTCTCCTCAGAAAGCAAGCTTGAATTCACAGCAGCAAGATACTCTAATTCCTAGTATTTTGCGCAACAAGGTTGTATTAGAACTGACCTGCTTATTTCAGGGCCTAAATTTTTTCAGATGCGGCTTTCAAATGCTCTAAAATTCCAGGTTTGCCGGCTGGGGCTGCAAATTCAAAGGAGTGTACAAGTTCAAATCCAAGCCTCCATCCAAGGAGTGGATAATTAGGAATTCTCTTGCCAAATTCTACATGACCACTCAAGATCTGCATTCGCAGGTGTTCCACATATCTAGGGAAATTAACGGCATAGCTCACAATATAGCTCATCAGGTTGTAAGCACGTCTCTAGAACCTGTCTTCAGTTGTGCTCCGCTCATGATCATAGCACTTGCCTTTTCTTAAATCCCTCTTCTCTCTACCATAATTCTTGAAGGCATTGTATTTCATGTTGTACACTGCTTTTGAGCTGAATGAATGTGGCGCCTTGGATGCCTTTCACTGTTAAAAATATGAGGACTGCTACGCATGGGCCGGCGGATCAATGTATCAGCCAAACTTCTTTATCTATTTCGCAACAAAGGTCTTATTGCGAAAACATTTGTAATCGAACTTTTGTTGCGGTTTTTTTTTAACATAGGTGGTATtgcatgatttttttttttgcaacatgAGTCATATTGCGGGATTTCTTTTGCAACATGGGTCGTGTTGCAGATTGTTTTCTTTCCCCATACTAGTCCGAGCCATTACGGaatccagttcctgtttgttttgCAACAAAGATCTAGTTGCAGAACCATTTTTTTGAATCAATGGACTAGTCGCAGAACGCTCGCATTGAAGTGCCGAACCGTTGATTAAAAATCATCCAACTGACAAAGAGATGACGGACACTCGCATTGAATTGACCGGTTGAAAGGAATCATTTCCCAAACAATAATATAAGATTCTTTTTCTTTTGCAATATGGGTcgtgttgcagatttttttcttCCCCATACTAGTCCGAGCCATACAGAATCCGGTCCTTGTTTGTTTTGCAACAAAGATCTAGTTGCAGAACCATTTTTTGAAACAATGGACTAATTGCAGAACGCTGGCATTGAAGTGTTAGTGTCGAATCGTTGATTAAAAATCATCCAACTGACAAAGAGATGACAGACACTCGCATTGAATTGACCGGTTGAAAGGAATCATTTTCCAAACAATAATATAAGATTATTGACGAAACCAAGAATattactccttccgttcctaaatactcatTTCGTtcataaataattgtagttgaagAGAAGTAGATTAGTTCTCGACAACTATAATTATTAAAGAAAACTAGACTAGTTTttccaactataattatttaggaaGTCAGCGAGTATGTCTATATGCAGTGTGCGTAGCCTATAATGGAATCTTTAAAGCTTCAGCCTTGTTTGGCTTCGTTcgactgctccttcttcttctcgagtACGGCATCTTGAGCGGGCCGCTCCTAAGATCCTCACACCACCCCGCCGCGTCCAGCCGCGAAAGGGAGCGGAATGCTGCAGTGCGTCTTCCTCCTCTCCGACTCCGGGTAATCCCCTCCGCGCGCCACAAATCTCCAGATTTTCGTTACCCCCGCCTTCTCCCGGCCGGATCCCTCCGGCCCTTTGACTGATCCGAACTGAATTTGATGCGAGTCGTGGGGTGGGCTTTCGGgatcggcagggaggtgatggtgGAGAAGCAGATGACGGCGCACCGCGTGGACCGCGCCATCTGCGGCTGGTTCTGGGAGTACGTTCTCGCCCACGCCGCCGGCGACCCGTCCAAGGTGAAACAGCCTCTGCTCCCGGACCCCTTTGCTCAGTACTTGTTGGGAAGCTTCTAGTTGTTCTTGACTCCCGATGCCCTTGTTGTGTATGTCTGGCTGAATTATGTTCTGGGGACTCCTGGGCTAGTccaaggtttcaatcctgtgccaTTGATGTTGCTATTGTAGAGAAATATAGTACTGAGTACTAACCTAGTGAATTTTGAGCTGTTGTAGTGTTGAGTTCATGCCTATTTCACTGGACCGCCACTTATTAggtttcttggacttcggaaggtCTTGCAGGTTGTGGTATCCCCAACACACTACTTGTTTCAAGTATATCGCAGTGGTGTGACATTCTTGGCGTGCACCCAGGTGGAGATGCCCCCCTTGATGGCTATCGAGGTGCACGGTTCATATCCTTACACTCTTTTGTCTTTAATTCAATGTCATTTGTTTGCCCAGACATAGTGTGGTGACATCCACAATCACAACCTGGTTTATTAATACTTAAATTCACTGTATTTATCTATAGAACCTGCTATTGGCATTCACCTGTATCGAAATCCAGAAGCCTGTAGAACACTTAAATTTGTGATATGTATGAAATAGTTAATATCTAAATTTAATTCGTGATATTTATCTATAGAACTGCCTAGAAGACAATTAAGCTTACTGGTTTATCAATAATTAAATTCGTGATATGTATGAAATAGCTAATATCTATAGAACTTGCTATTGACATTCACTGTACGAAATCCAGTGGCCTGTATAATACTAAAACGTAAAAGTAAAATAGAGGCTGATAGATGATACTTGATCTTGGTATCTGTTTTGCAAGGAAATTAATGGAATCATCTATGTTACATATGATAGTTCTTGTGCTGAAAAATACTAGAGATATGTTAAACCTGCTCATTCTGATCCAAGAGTTGTACTTTATTAACTACAATactacctccgtcacagtttataaggcacacacgtgtacctaggtcgtcaatttgacttatataaaatctatcgtttaatataaaaattatatcattaaaaaatagaacatctaagttttcaatgatatattttttgtaatatatgattATCATTAAAttggtcaaattgacgatctagataaacgtgccggacttataaactgaaatggagggagtatatgatttTAGATTTCTCCAGCTTGAATCAGGCGCCCCATTCTGTGCCGTAGTTATGTTTAAGATATGTCTGAACATGGATTTGTCGCAGGTTGCCTCCCATGTGCATTTTTTATAAGACATATAATGTTATAATAAACAGAAAGACATTAAGTACTCTGGGATGTTGAAAGCACTTTCAGTACGGATTTGCAGATTGTGGCTAAAAATTGATATTGTTACCCACGAGTCTTTCCTTGCCTGAAATTGTCAATATTGAAGTAACTTCCCAAAGTTATGTATCCCTGAAACTGAAAGAGCAGATAGTCTGATTGTCCAAGTTCTAGTTTTTGTTCTGTTTTATACGCGTGTGCTCATATGATCCCATTGTGTCCAGTTTCTCTCTCGCGTGGCTGATGTCTTGACAGATTACCTTGGAGATATAAATGAAGACACAATCAAAGACAACTTCGTAATTGTTTATCAGGTATCTTTCTTACCCCTGTCACATCATAAATATGCAACCGCTATTGCATTACCACTTTAATTTATTGTCCGGATGATTTTGTTTGTTAGATTTATGAAGGAACTAACGTTTGGAAAATAAGATATCGCATTAGAACTAGCAGTTCTGTTGTGGACAAATTGAGTTGCATACAGAGAGCTACAAAGCTCATGAAATTTCAATACATAAGGCTATCTATTTACTCGTAAAAAATAGGTGCTTCTATCCAAGTGCTCTGTTTCCATGGATTGCTGAAGGCATATGCCAGCCCACTGTTAAGTTCATTCTGTTCATTCTGTCAAAGCAACATCAATCCACAATATGTGTTGCATTTGAACCTTTAATAACGATCATTTGATTCCTTcgttgcttgtgtagttcatgaTTGGTAAAACCAAATATGTGGTTTTTATATAGGTTCGCTAAACTATATTATTCTTACATTACTCCAGATTCTAGATGAAATGATGGACAATGGCTTTCCACTCACTACGGAGCCAAACATCTTGAAAGAGTTGGTTGCCCAACCAAATATGGTCAGCAAAATGTTGAATGTTATGACTGGCAAGAGTTCTACTATCGGGAGCAAACTTCCAGATGCAACTGCTTCTTTTGTGCCGTGGAGAACAACAATTGTCAAGGATGCAAGCAATGAAGTCTATGTTAACATAGTTGAGGAACTAGATGCATGTGTGAACAGGTATTCTGACTTTTATCCTTTTAAGAAGATGCTCTACATATAGTAAATTTCCTCACATCTATAATTTTGGCTTTCAGATCCCTTGATCATGTGTGAACAAGTATTCAGTTCACATATTTTAGTTTTCTAAGTATATAGAAAAAatatcaaaattattattttggCTTCTAGGACCTTAAGTCACACTAACACTTTGTAAATTATCTGCAGGAAACTAAAACTGGACTTTAGTATATCCAAAATACTGACTATTGAATGTTGTgttcaaaacccaccattagctatTGTACTTCTCactaaatactccctccatttcagaATATAAGGTGCATCAGTTTTTGTGCAAGACAAACTTATGTGTGTACAAGATCATATATGTTTTCTTCTTTGCGATGAGTAGATCCATCTACGTCACTTTGTAGGTGAAGTGGTGGTTAGCAGTGTAGAAGATCATATATGTTTTCTTCTTTGCGATGAGTAGATTCATCTACGTCAGTTTGTTGTATTTTGGCATCCATGACCTTGAAATATTTTTTTTTTTCTGATGTTGACATCTTTATTGGTTGATCGGATTTGCAGGGAAGGGGTTCTAGTGAAATGTGAGGCATGTGGTGACATTGAAGTGAATTCAAGCCTTCCAGGGTTGCCAGAGTTGACATTGTCATTTGCCAATCCTACAATTATCAATGATGTGAGGTTCCACCCTTGTGTCCGATTTAGACCTTGGGAGTCCAATCAGATCCTTTCATTTGTTCCTCCTGATGGGCAGTTCAAGCTTATGAGTTATAGGTGCATAAATATCCACTGACAAATCTTATGGGTTCTTCTATGTTTTTGCTACCTTGGGTTGCCTGTTATATATTCTCATCGTTTTATTGCAAATAATCAGGGTTAAGAAATTGAAGACCACACCAATTTATGTGAAACCGCAATTATCATCTGATTCTGGGAATTGCCGTGTTAATGTGATGGTGGGGATTCGGAATGATCCTGGGAAACCTATTGATTCTATAGTAGTGCAGTTTCAGTTGCCTCCCCTTATTGCTTCTGCTGATTTGACAGCAAATCACGGCACAGTCGACATCCTTGCCGATCAGGTCAGTACATTGCTGGCCACCAAAGTTCTATAACTTCGATTGATAATAGTTTTTTTGTTTTCACGCGTGAAGCTTATGACCTAGCTCCTTCTTAAGGAAGCTAGGaactaaaaaaatctaatggtacGCTGGTGAATCAATCATATACCACTTGATTTTTACTGAATAAATATGATGTTTTCTACACTCGAAATGCCTGCCTCATAGAATTTGTTTATTCATGCAGACCTGTGTTTGGACAATTGGGCATATTCCAAAAGACAAAGCACCATCCCTTTCTGGAAATCTACGTCTCGAGGAAGGACTCGTTCATCTGCATGCATTTCCAATATTTCAGGTGAAATTCAGGATTATGGGGGCTGCGCTGTCTGGGCTTCAAATTGATAAACTGGACGTGAAAAATACACCAAGCGCACCATACAAAGGTTTTCGAGCCCAAACTCAGGCTGGAAGGTATGAGGTCAGATCCTAGGTTCTTGCAGAAGTCTCAGCCACCAAATTTTGCACCCTAATACAACAAGGTGCCATAGCCCAGAACCGTGGGGCTATCCAAGGTACTATTGTCCATCCATGCCTACTTGCCTAGCCATGCCTATCAAGGTCAACATTGGACATGCATCCATTTATTCTGGTTGGGGCGACCGTGAAGATTTCTCTGTATGTAGGTGCTTAGCGGCCGATATATCAAGATTTTGAGTTGTGCTGTATCCACTTAGGCTAGAACAATCAGCTAATCTGTCTATGTTCAGTCATGTAACCACCGACAGTCAGAAAAGGGGTGGTGTTTTTTTTCCCAGGCTTACAGCTATTTGTATGCAGTTATAATTTGAGAACAACTGAACAAAAGGATTAGGGTTGGCTGTAAATCCTTCTTTCTATACTAGTAAGCTTTCACGTGCGTTGAAATACAAACCAATATACATATAAAATATATGTTTCAAATATATAAACTAAATACATTAAAAATAAATTTTCCAAAATATACAAATTAAATACATCTAAAAATAAATGTTTCAAAATATATAAACTATATACATCTAAAAGTAAATTTCCAAAATATACAAATTAAATACATCTAAAAATAAATGttttaatatataaaaatacatcctaccacccaatggtagttaccccacatgttccacaTACTACCGTGCGATAGTATATATACaaatttatcattttaattacgttcatatactatatataagattttttaaagtgcgttacatgaaaaaattacaagttgacccatagttttttattatatttatGAAATATGTATATATTTGTACGTAAAAAAGTGCATACCCAGATGCATTTAGCTAGTGAATAAGGTCTGCCAACACATGTTTTGTGTGAGACACTTTTTCTATCGATTTTTTGTGTGACGCTTTGCATGCAATGCATATTTTTGTGATGCCATCTGCATATCCTTCTAGCCCACGCTGATGTGTGCTGCAATATGGATATATGCGGCACATGATTCACATTGAGAAAAAtggcaattaagttatttttttcgGACAAGTAAGTGGCTAATAATAAGACAAGTAAGTCTAAAAATGTGGCAATTATGGATGGAGAAAAAAAGttctcgaaacatgtcgacatggggtctagttttgaagatctcgtcgcgacaaagccaacggtgaaaacggaTTGTCAATTAAATTAACGGTTttagagataaaactttttaaatttcaagTAATAGAGAAAATCTTGATGACGTCATTACATGCATGCATGGTAAGGAAATGAAATTAGCCGCCGCATGGAAAGACTCGCATGCGGCGCCGCTGTGTAGTTAAGtcattttatgtttgtaattttatgtGACATATTTTTTTTACGGTGACTATGTATTTTCTTACCGTCTAtttttacgtatgagataagaCTAAAATTTACGAAACATAAAATTACGGTGTATTAATGTGTAAATAGaggaggtgaagaataactattcctcatccaggatggaatatatatatatatatatatatatatatatatatatatatatatatatatatatataatgtaaATAAAAGATATATGTTGGTCTCGTATCACGTGAATCCAGTTGTCTCAGTGAATTCCTGCATCCTGTCCTCGCCAGCCGTGAGATTAAAATATGGTACCTGTTGTGTGTCCCCTCTTTTTGCACAAACATGACCGTGAGATTAAAATATGGTACATGTTGTGTGTCGGCCCTCTTTTTGCATAAACATGACCGTGAGATTAAAATATGGTACATGTTGTGTGTCGGCCCTCTTTTTGCACAAACATGGCCGCCTCCAACCGACTATGAGATGCAATTTTTTTTCAATTGTCTCAAAAAATGTATTTTTTCAAATGAATCCGAGCGAGGGCAACTCTTCTAGTTCAATACTAttcaatactccctccgttcctaaatataagtctttgtagagatttcattagtagactacatacggatgtatataaacatactttagagtatacattcaatcattttattCCATATGTAGACACATAATGAAAtaatttaaaagacttatatttagaaacggagggagtagttttcatCTCAATTCCTAGTGAAGTTGCAACCTGCATCCCACGGGCGACCGTGGCCACGACCACCACAGTCCAGCGACTATAGTCTGCCACGAAGGCCAGTGACTGGCAGCATCACTTTGTATGCTGCAATGGAGACACACTGGAGACAGCCACCACATCCCAGCGATGGCAGTCTCTCGGGCAGACATTAACTGGAGTAGTGGAGTTTTCCCCGGCGGGCACACCGTGGTCTCGTCCGACTGCTATGTAAGACTGCTTACAATTGGGAGTAACATACAGTAACATACATacgttactactccctccgtacttaaatataagacttttaagatattttattaggtgtctacatacgaagcaaaatgaatgaatctatactctaaagtatgtctatatacatccgtatgtagtccattaattgaacctctagaaagacttatatttaggaacggaggaagtagtttaAGTTACTACCTTCATAATGGATAGTAACATAGATGTAGTAACATTAAACCTTTCATTTACGAGCATATAGACTCATCTTGCCTCAGTATCCGCTATGTTACTCCTACTATGGGTAACATGCTAAGTTACTTAATATCTCTCTTCTCATTAATTAGTTGTCACATCAAATTTCTTGCTTGGGTGACATCTATGTTATTATCTATGTTACTTTCATTGTGGGTAGTCTAAGCAGCCCTCCTGTCATGCTTGCCTCTGTAAGAAATAAATGTAAAATTTGGAAACAAGTGAATGTGAATTTGTTGGTGGATGGTGGCTGAATTTGTTGGTGGATGCTGGCTgaatttgattttttcttcttcagaAATGCTTGTTTTACTTTCTTTCCATGAATGCTATTGTTAATGTGTATTCCCGGTTTTGTAATCTGAGTTGTTCCTTCATGATTCATGCTGAAAAATAGTCTCATTTGGTAGAGTAAATTGCATGGAGGTACCACAATTGAGGCATTGGAAGCAGATTGGTACCAAGATTGGTGATTTTTGCGTGTCAGTACAATGTGTGGGCAATACGTTGCAAAACGGACTAAATCCGGTGTTTATACGTATTAATGGTGTATGACGCTGTATCTGACTGGTTGGGCCCGCGTGCTGACTCGGACGAGGCCCGACTCGAATAGTTATTTGCTCGGTCGGTCATCCAGTCGGGCCGTTGCTCCTCACTTTCTTCCTCCTTGTCCCTCCCTCATCGCTGCCTGCGTCCCCGCCGGCCGCCGCAACACCACGCCGCCGCAGCCATTGTTTTTTAGGACGAAAGCAGCGATGACACCTCAAGCCTCCCCTACATGCATTCCTCGTCCTCGTCCATCGATGGGTTTAACCAGGTGAGTTCATtggagctagggttagggtcAGGTTTAGAATTTTTggggatttttctttgtatgtgttCTATGTTGTGATGATTTCCTTTGATTTGCTTTGACTTCGTCCTCTGCACGTCATGGTAAATTTGATTTTGCTTGGCAAATCCTTATCTCACTTGAGGACCCGGATTACAAGGGCCTTGAGCTAGATGCGTTCCGTGAGAAGCATGGGAAGGCAGCAGAGAGACTTGTTGCATTTGAAGGAATATACACTGGGAGAAGGTTCTTAGCATGTGTAAAGCCGATATGATTTTTTCCTTATTGAATTATGCACATGATTTTGTTAATTTGAGTACTCTGTTTATTAAAGTGACATAGTCTGTTTTGATAACTGTGATTCAGTGATGTAGCTTTATTCTGCTGAATATATAGTTGAAGCTTTGTGCGATGGTTGAATGGGTTGATCACTAAATTTTTCCTTGTAATTTTCCAGGAAGGTCATAAGTGTGGGGTTGTTCAATGGGTTGATTATGAGTGGCCCCCAACAACGGAGAATGCATTGTTGAAGCTCTGGACAATGGTTGAAGAGAGCAAGATTGCTAGGGTGAATGATAATCTTGAAAGTGCTTTTACTATTCACAACCtgaaagaagaaaagaacaagctCGATGCAAATTATGACAAGTTAGTCCAAGATGTGCATCAACTTATGGATATGCAGGAGGATAGGGTTGTAGATTTCAGTTATCTGCAGGCTGACCACACATACCAGCAGGAATGCAAAAAGGCAGAAATGGCCAAGAAAGATGCAGATAAACAGAAGCTTAACCAGAAGTATGAAATTCTGTGCAACCTGACAAGTGCTCAAGCAACTGTCATCCAGAATTTTAAGTTCAAGAATATGAAAGAGAAGGAATTGCTGAGTGAGGCTAAGATGAATTTGGAGTTGAAGAATGCAGAGTTCACCAAGTTTGAGGAGAAGCTCTCGCAAGAGAAGCTAGAGTTGAAGTTTCAGGCTGCTGATCTGCTGAAGGGAAAGGAAAAGCATAATGAAGAGAAGTACATGCTAAAGCTTAAGATTGTTGAGCTCATGAAGGcagaggaggatctcaaggagaagaTCAAGGGGATCCAGGCCATCTTACATAACCGAACAAGATCAATGTGAGATTAGTGGGCATTGCAGACCTTTTGGGAAGGATGGTTGTGCAATGACCTAGTAACTTAGAATTATGGTAGTGTAATGTGGGGTTGTACTAATTGTGAACTCTGGCTGTTTATGTACCTAGTAGTTATGCTATTCATCCttttgtgagaaaaggatgaaagGTGCATTTGAACTCCACTAGGTATTGTGAACAATGGTTGTTTATGCCTATAATCTGTTGAACTCCAATGAGTATTGTTTGCTTTGATTGTTAGACTAAAAATGATGATATCAAGTATATGAAGTTGAGTAGTGAATATATCAAGCATAGGAAGCTGAGTATTGAATATATCAATCATAAAAGCTGAGTAGTGAATATATCAACCATAGGAAGCTGAGTAGTGAATATATCGATCATAAAAGCTGAGTAGTGAATATATCAATCATAAAAGTGGAGTAGTGAATATATCAACAAAAGTCATATATGGCATTAATTCTTAAACTGACAAGCAGGAGCACCAGCACACAACATCCATCCACATTGTTTTGAACATTACATGGCACATCTGCCATTTAGTAGTTACCACTAGCATAGAAGTAGGATCTCCATCCACTATGTCTACCATGTGAAGGTTGAGGAGCAGCAGAAGTGGAGGCAACAGATTGCCTTGGGGCATAGAATGCCCTTGAACCTCTTCCCACACCTCTTCCTGCATCTCTCCCAGCACCTCTCGCTCCACCTCTTCCAGCAGCTCTTCTAGCACCACCTCTACCAGCAACAACTCTACCAGCACCTCCTGTTccagctgttgttgctgttgtaggaGCTGGATAAGAAGCTCTAGGTGGTGGTGTAGGAGCTGGATTACAAGCTCTTGGTGGTGGTGTAGGAGCACCAGCAACATTTTAATTCCTTGAAGTAGGCTGACATAAAATGGAAATCTCGTATCAAATAGTACAAGAAGATAATGTGCAAGAAGGAAAACATGATAATACTTCAAAGGGGATTACCACATGTTTGttcttcctcaaagccagctctgGCTTCAACTATTTCATGCAGTTTGTATACCTATGGCCTTGGAGTCCACAATTGCCACATGTTATAGTCCCCATTCTTGATGTGTCCTTTGGCTTTGGCACTTCAAATTTCCCCTTGAtcctcttctctttctttcttcccctcttcacTTTAGATTCAGGTGGTTCAATGTCTGGACCAGGGGTCCTTGTCCAATCATGCTCACCAGGAACTGGATAGATCATTGGTTCATAAGCTGCCACATAAAAAAAAttcttgaagaatttgctgacatAATCCTATGGTTTTCTTTTCCCCTTGTTTATTGCTGAGATGGCATGGTTACATGGGATGCCAATTAGATCCTATTTTTTGCACCCACATGTTTGAAGTTGCAAGTTAACAGCATGGGTTTGCTTCCCACTTGTAACTTGTCATAAGTCCACACCAGCTTGAATAGGTTTGCAAAATTTGCCCTCTCCTTCTCAACCTCTAGCTACTCACTATAATGGGGTGTTATCTCCCATCTAGCTTTCTTTCCACTCTCTCTATTCCTATGCCACCTCACCATCTGCTTATCCTTTATTCCATCACACATTGTCCTAATTGGTTTCTTCCTAACATGTAGGACATACTTGTTGAACACCTCAGACAAATTGTTAACTACAAGGTCAGTCTTGCAGTTTGTGTCGAATGCATGCCTTGCCCATATTTTCTTGGGTATTGCAGAAAGCCACTTCCAAGCTTCCTCACATTCAGCTCTAAGGTCAGTCATTTCAATGTTAAATTTGTGTTCACTATATGCATAGGCAGCATTATCCATGTACTTCTTCAGATCTTCCCCCCTAAACCCAGCATTTTGAAAGTTTGCATAGATATGCCTAAGGCAAAAACTTTGGTTGCAGTTAGGAAAGACAACATTGACTGCATTTAGCAGGCCCTGGGACACATAACTAAAATAGCTAAGCTACTATCTAGCAgataacaaacatataagaacaaGGTGAGGTAATGCAAGCACATACCTTTTGTCTATCAAACATTATTGTGTATGGTCCAAATTGTCCCACTTCTCTTCCTAGGAAGATTTTAAGTTGGTGTAGAAACCAACACCAGCTAGTTGTGTCCTCTTCCCCAACAATACCAAATGCTAGTGGGTATATATTGTT encodes:
- the LOC123439956 gene encoding AP-3 complex subunit mu, giving the protein MLQCVFLLSDSGEVMVEKQMTAHRVDRAICGWFWEYVLAHAAGDPSKVLQVVVSPTHYLFQVYRSGVTFLACTQVEMPPLMAIEFLSRVADVLTDYLGDINEDTIKDNFVIVYQILDEMMDNGFPLTTEPNILKELVAQPNMVSKMLNVMTGKSSTIGSKLPDATASFVPWRTTIVKDASNEVYVNIVEELDACVNREGVLVKCEACGDIEVNSSLPGLPELTLSFANPTIINDVRFHPCVRFRPWESNQILSFVPPDGQFKLMSYRVKKLKTTPIYVKPQLSSDSGNCRVNVMVGIRNDPGKPIDSIVVQFQLPPLIASADLTANHGTVDILADQTCVWTIGHIPKDKAPSLSGNLRLEEGLVHLHAFPIFQVKFRIMGAALSGLQIDKLDVKNTPSAPYKGFRAQTQAGRYEVRS